TTATTGGCcttaatcaatttgatttttacgttTGAACTAAACCGACAATTCGTTTCAAAAGTCATCCCTAAAATGGTTAATTGGTCACACTTAGGTATGCCTGCCACAGGCTCAAAAGAACTCCCATCTACACCCTTCTTACAAATAACTAGCTCCTTGCATTTACTTGGATTGCAGGACATGGCATTATCGTTTGTCCAACCTAAGAATTGGTTCAGTAAATCTGATGATATATCACGGTTATTATAAACCGGAGAGATTATAGTTGAATCATCAGCGTATTTTACAATACATGATTGACTATTAAGTGTAACATCTAAGTCATTCAGAAATACAATGAAAAGATAAGGTCCACTTACACTTCCTTGAGTTGTCCCTTGATTAACTGCTTTCCATTCGCAGACGTTATGACTCCATACCACACGCTGCTGTCtttccttcaagaaactaaGATACCAATTACGTAGGTAGCTATTTAATCCTAAAGGCCTTAGCTTTCTTGCCAAACGATCGTGATTTACCGCGTCAAACGCTTTACTGAAGTCCATCGCGAACATTCGAACAGCTTTACTGCGTGTATTGTCCAGATGTTTGTAGACTTCGTTTTGGATGGATAGTAATGCGTTTGTACAATTTCCTCCTTGGCGATAGGCAAACTGGGTAGGGATTAAGTTCTTCTCCAAAGTGCCCTTTACATATTTCCGATACACAGTCCTTTCAAAAGCTCTCGCGATTACAGGTGTAATATTTATCCCACGATAATCCTGATAACTTTTTGGTATCTCCACTTTCGGTAATGGCTTGATGGTGGCTCTTTTCCAGGAGGTAGGCCAAGTGTGACTCGCCAGCGACAGGTTCCAGATTTTCGTCACCACAGGAACTAAGATTTCAGTATTATCTTTCCAGATCCAAAAAGGTATCCGGTCTGGGCCCATAGCAGTGTTCTTTAAATGAGTTATGCAATTCCATACTTTCAGCTCTGTGAGCTCCGGTACTTCTTCATCATCATCGATAGCAACGTTTAATGGCTCTGTATATGAGTTGTCAGTACAGAGGTTACTGAAATATTCATTTAGCTCACGAAGTTCTTCATTACTTAGTGACATGTTGGTAGAAGAGCTGCGTCGTTGGGAAGTAGCATCGACATGGTTCTACCAATCACGACTTCCTACCCTTTTTGGGCGTTTTCGCCTGTTTTCGGAGATCACTTCACAGATGCGTTCATTGATAATATTCAGACGATCTTTGCTAAAGTTAGATATTCTTGCCTTATCTCTTAACATAGATTTCAATAGTGGAGACATCCAGCTAGGGTCACGTGATGACATGCTGACCGTTCGTAAAGGCATATGACTATCTATTGAATCGATGATCTTATTTTCGAGTGTATTCACAGCACAATTGACATCAGTTGAAGTGACGACATCATCCCAGTCCTCACTACTCAAGGCAATGTAAAAGTTCCTTTTGCGATGTTCTCTGACGTCTCGTATTTGCACTTTCTGGCGAATTGGTTTAAGTTTAGATCCAGCTGGCATAATAACGCCTTTGTGGTCAGTTTCCATGAGCATTTGGATTGGATGACATTTGTTAAAAAAGATCGGTTGGTTAAGTAATTATCTAGACATGACTCGCCCCTTGTAGGAAAATCTACAAGCGATTTAAGTCCGGACATTGTTCCTAGTCTAGATAGATTAAGTTGGTTTAAATCTCCACCAAGTACAATAGTGATATGAGGATCTTGTTCTAACTCGTTGTCCAGAATTTCTATGACATGATCCATTAGATCACATTCTTTATAATTAAATTTCGGTGGATGGTAGAGACCACAGACAAACATATTGTGTTCAGATGGTAGTCTTAGTTTCAGACAAAGAAGTTCGTATAGTTTTGCACGATATACATTCGTAACTTTAAGATTGTTCCTGTGTAGATGTTAATCCCACCTTTGTTGCGCATATCTTTTCCCAACCAGTTTCTATCTTCTGTAGATATCGTAGCTGGGAATATTCACCATTGAGTCTGGTATATCTGGCTTGAGATGAGTTTCAGACACAATACACGCATCAATATCATTGTTGTTCAGATCCGCTTCCAGTGCCACCACTGCCCTAACTCTGTTTTTGGTTTTTACAAGACTGCATATATTTGTCAGAAGAAATTTAGGCACCGCAAAGCGATCAGACGAGCATGAAGATGGTTGCTGCCGTTCCGGTTGGATATAGATCAAGTTGAATACATTCCTTGCATGCTGTCCAGACAATCGTATTTCCCACGAGGGTACAATTTGCTGAATTTGCTGGATTTGCATATTCCAAGATGGAGTAATACTACTATTGAATGAACTTTTAAAGTCATATTCCGCCTGAAATAGGTTGTTTTTACAGCAGAAATCTGGACTGTATTTTTTCCATTCCCGGTTACTGTGCTGATGGGTCTTTGTTTTGCCGAGCCAGCTCTACATCCACGCCGAGTTATGGTTCTTGCAATTCCATTGTTCTTTAGGACTCGCCACGTAGCTTTATCCAAAACCGGAATGTGATGTATAGACGAAATAATTGACAGTAAAACTGCTCttgaataaaattgaaagaCCATTCTTGCGAATTTCTAAAATAAGATCAAGTTTAAGGCGTTTACGAGTTAAAATCGAAGTATATCATGAGAGCTAACAAATTGAAGTGCAGCTTATCCAAGCGCAGCTAATGCATCTAATCTAGTGCAGCTTATCCAAGCGCAGCTAATAGAAAGTAAAGATAAAGATAAAGATTTCAGTTATGACCCTCCGGTAGAGAAGCCGGCCGTTGAGAAACCTCACTATGCTGATCATGATTTTCAGAGCACTTTCGCTTATTGTGGCCCGCCTGTACGTTTGGAGGAGCTCACTCCTGATCAGGATTTTCAGAGAGAAACGATCGCTATGCAGCGTCGGCAGACTGACCCTCAGCAACAACAGAACAGAATAGTAGAGATGCTGGCCCATAATCAAAACCGAAGCAAACTGCCGCAGCACCGCGTGCTTGTTTTTGACGGCAACCCTATGGAGTATCGCACGTTCATTAGCGCTTTTGAAAGCCTAGTTGAGGCCAGAACGTTCAGCAGTACCGACAGGCTGTACTATTTGGAACAATTTACAGCAGGAGATGTGAAAGAACTTGTCAGATCCCGCCACCATTTGCCACCGGCGCGCTGGCCCTTGAAGAAGAAGTTTGGCGATGAGCATCGCGTAGCGTCTGCCTACGAAACTAAAGCTTTAGATTGGCCAAACATAAAGCCTGAAGTTGGTGAGGCCTTGAACCGATTTTCGATTTTTCTTACGAGTTGCAGAAACACCCTGGCAAGTAGCCGGTACATCTCTAATTTCGATCAGCCTGGAAACATCCAAAAGTTAGTTTTCAAACTACCGTACAGTCTGAGAGAGAGGCGGCGTCGAACCGCAGATGATGTCATGGAGTTTCAAGCCAGACCTTTGGAATTCAGAGATTTCGTCGCGTTCGCGAATCGCGAGGTTAGAATCATAACCAACCTAGTTTTCGGTAAAATCTCCGACAGTTCAAAACCAGTGCCCGGACCAAGAGCATCTGCAGCTGGTAGTAAAACCTCTTAGGCAAGGAATGTCAGCTTCGTGGTGTAACTAGGTGACACTAAGCCTCCCGCTACCAAATGAAATCCGCGAGGTGGTCCTACCATTTAGTGCCTGTGCTGTAACAGAAACCACGCCCTTGAAGATTGCCATTTGGTTACGCTGGAGGCCATACTCTTAGAGAATACAGTTCCTATCCTCAAACAAGCTGTGTTTTTGGTGCTTGTCTCACCAGCACGTTTTACGACACTGCCCCCAACGGAAAACTTGCAAGATAAGCAATTGTGCCAGAAAGCATCCATCCATTTTGCATACTCGTCCTCGTCAGGCATCCACTACTGATGTTGGTGTTGGTACGGACGATGATATTGGTGCCCAAGTTCGCTGCTGCGTGGCGAATATATGTATGTCTgataatcacccttacttgcaacccgaaggctgaattacgaagggcgcagctcaacgggatcggccgaatgcatatgaaaggcgcctctggctgccgcctaacggtcatgaatgatcccggagcacagcagccaagccagatgtttttgacttgggtaaaggccaggccacaacaccgggaactcctttccctactccttacgaatagtgtgtgggttctttaacgtcccacagttatttacaacaagggttgtgaaaCGGGACCTCttgcttatagtccttatccgagaagacttgaaagcctaaccatttgctgatgaaattataaaggcagcactttctactcagttatgtttaagaccctgagtgttggtccggccggagtcgaactcacgacctcccggaTGATCActcgatgctcaactaactgagctatCGGTGCGCGGtatcgaactcacaacctccaagacaacagtacctctggacgtggtcccagagcgtcgtaccaaacgatgctccccgagatttcggcccggaggtcgcctttgtgagttaaggttcagataccagtcgtcaccgaataatcattgagggagagataagtcggcccctagaccttTCATCCACTAAAGTACATACAGATGAAAATGTCGCAAGTCGTTCGTTTGAGAGTTGTAGAACAGGGATGGCCGTCACACCAGTTAAAGTGAGAGTAAAGGATAGTGATAAGTACCTCGTCACATATGACAACGGCAGCAACTCAAGTTTCTGTACCGATTCTCTGAAGAAACAACTCAGAGTAAAGGGTCAAAGGACGAAGAAATACTTAACTACTCTAGAAAGGAAGAACAGTACAGTTGTCAGTAACCTCGTCATATCAGACTTGAACGAGAACGAGTACGTCAGTCTACCAATCCTGTATACTAGACCGAAGATCCCTGTAAGCAGTGATGACAACCCTACCCATTTCGATATTGACCAGTGGCCTCATCTCCAAGGTGTCTTCATTCTCCGAGTCCACGCCGAAGTAGGTCTTCTTATTGCAACGGATGTACCTGAAGCTCCTGACCCCCTGGAAATAAGGGATAACCAAGAAGGGGGCCAGTAGGCTACAAGAACGCGCATTGGCTGGGCCGTCAATTGTCCTTTTGGGCGCCATCGACGTCGGTCCCAAATCTCTGGTTTCTTCGTTAGAGTTGACGAAGATTTGCACCAGAGAGTGAAAGATTTTTACAATCGTGACTTCACTGAATCAATAGTTGATGACAGGACTGAGATGTCACAAGACGAATTGTGGTTCATGCATAATGCCGAAGAAACAGTGAAACTGAAGGACGGTCATTACCAAATTTACTTACCATTTAAAGATCGTGAAGCTTCCGTTCCCAACAAATAGTCACCAGCCCTGCAGCGCGCCAATTGGTTGAAGAAAAAACTTGAAAGAGACCAAAGGTTGTCTGAAGATTACAAGACCTTCATGGCAGATATCGTGGCCAAAGGTTACACGCGTAAAGTCCCATTGGAACAGATGAATCTCGAGGACGGAAAAGTGGGGTACATACCTCACCACGGGGTGTACCAACGCCACAAACCAGGAAAGATTCGGCTGGTTTTCGATTGCTCAGCCAAGGTTAACGGAGTATCTCTGAACAGCATGCTGTAAAAAGGTCCAGACTTAACCAATTCTTTGACTGGAGTGTTAACACGATTCCGTCAGGATAGAATTGCAGTTACGGCAGATATCCAGTCATGTTTTACCAAGTGAGAGTTTCGAACAGTGACAGTTCCTTTCTACGCTTTCTGTGGTGGGAAAATGGTGACATGGCAAGAGAATTACTAGAATATTAGATGCTCGCGCACTTGTTTGGAGCTATATCATCACCGGCCTGCGCAAACTTTGCTCTTCGAAAAACAGCAGAAGACAATAGAGAAAGTTTCTCCCTTGAAGTCACCAACACAGTGAAGAGGAATTTCTACGTCGATGATTGTCTAAAGTCTCTTCCATCCGAGCCAAACGCTATTGCGCATGTCAACAGCTTACGAAGCCTATTGTGAAGAGGAGATTTTAGACTTACTAAATGGATCAGCAACAGTCCCATTGTTAATGAAGCCATTCCCGATTCAGagagattgaaagaaaataaaagcattgcTACGGACAAGGACGACCCCATGTACAGCAAACTCAGTGGTGTGTGAGATCTGACACGTTTGGCTTTAGCATTTGCCCAAAACGTCGTTCTCCGATGCGAAGAGGTGTTCTGTCTGCTGCGAGTTCGATTTTTGACCCTTTGGGTTTTTTGGCGCCTTTCATTCTGACTGCGAACAAATTCTTCAAGATCTCTGTGGAATAAAGTTGGAATGGGATGAAGAAATTCCTCCGCAGTACATGCTACGCTGGGAAAATTGGCTTCTGGACCTCCGAAAGCTATCGTCTTTCTGTATAAGCGATTGTTTGATGCCAGCAGAATTTGGTCAAGTCGCATCTAGTCAGCTCCATCATTTTCCCGATGGTTCGGAAGATGGATACGGTTCCGTGTCTTATCTGCGGTTAGTAAACGAAGAAGGAAATATCCATTGTGCGCTCTTATTTGGCAAGTCACGCGTTACACCCCTGAAAGCTGTGACGATTCCCCGCCTAGAGCTCTCAGCCGCTACTATGTCAGTGCGCCACGCCAGGATGCTAAAAAGAGAAATCGAGATCCCGCTCAGCATGCCATCAATGTTCTGGTCAGATAGTATGTCAGTATTACGTTACATCAAGAACGAGACCAGACATTTTCATACCTTTGTCGCCAATCGTATTCCCATGATTCGTGACGGTTCGACTCCGAATCAGTGGCGGTACGTTGAAGGAAAAGTCAACCCCGGCGATTCTGCGTCAAGACCGATGACAGCTGGAGCACTATTGAGCCGCAACCAGGTGTTAATGGGGCCGGAATTTCTATGGCAGCCTGAAGAAGAATGGCCTCAGAATCCCTCTTTAGGGAGTATTCCATGCGAAGATCCAGAAGTAAAAGCAGACATCAAGGTTTCCATGGTTTCAATGACTAAGTCCGTGCACCCTCTGACTGAGTATTTTCATCAAGGATCTTCATGGTACAGATTAAACAAGTCAATAGCTTGGTTCCTGCGTTACCGTGACAACTTGAAAAAACTCGCAGAACGTAAGAAATCAAGAGAGTCTGTTCGAATGAAAGATCTGTACTTCATCACCGTAGAAGAGATGCACATAGCAGAATTAGAAATCCTGAAGTATGTCCAGCGTTACCACTTTCCAGAAGAATTCGAAGTACTCGGGAAGAGCAAAAATGCGACCTGCGTTAAGAAGAGCAGCTCTCTTTGTTGATGGCCTTTTACGTGTTGGCGGCAGATTAGCTTCAGCGCTTATTCCCTTGGAATCCAAACACCAAATTATCCTCCCAAAGAAAGATCATGTGACCAATCTGGTAGCCAAGTATTATCACGTCATCTCTGGGCACTCAGGGAGAGAGTATGTATTGAACTTGGTGCGCGAAAAGTTTTGGATCGTCAATGCGAGTTCTGTTGTTAGAGGAGTTCTCTCCAAATGCCTTAGTTGCCGGCGAAGACAAGGCCCTCTTGACGAGTAGAAGATGGCCGATCTTCCAGCCGATCGGATTACCCTGGATAAGCCACCTTTCACCCCCGTTGGTTTAGATTGTTTTGGCCCTCTCCAAGTCCGCAGCGGCCGAAGTCTTGTGAAGAGATATGGGGTTATTTTAACGTGTATGATTATCTGCGCAGTTCACCTGGAAGTTGCATTTAGCTTGGATACTGATTTATTCCTCATGGCACTGCGAAGATTCATAGCTAGAAGAGGTCAAGTTAAGATAATAAGATCAGATAATACTACCAACTTCACAAGTGGTGAGAGAGAGCTCATAGAATCAATCAACGCATGGAATCAAAGCAAGATTTACGACACACTACTGCAGAAGAACATCAAAGTGGTTCACATTTTGGAGGCGTGTGGGAACGCTGCATCCGCACTGCCCGAAAGATACTTCAAGCCCTGCTTCAGATGCAAACTGTTGATGACGAAAGTTTGTCAACCCTGCTGTGCGAAGTAGAGAGTATAATGAATAGTGGACCACTCACCACAGTTTCAACTGACCAACGTGACTTAGAGGCCTTGACACCAAATCACCTGCTTCTCTTACAATCAGAAACTCAGTTGCCCCCTGGCCTTTTCAGCGAAGAAGACTGTTTCTCCTGTCGTAGATGGAAACAGGTCCAGTACCTTTCGAACATTTTCTGGAGACGATGGTCCAATGAGTACTTGCCTCAGCTCCAAATTAGGCAAAAATGGTTGAGAAAACGCAGAAATCTCCCCGTTGGAGACGTTGTTCTCGTCAGCGCCGACAACTCACCCTGCAACACATGGCCTCTAGGAAGAGTTCTTAAAGTTCATTCTGACAAGAAAGGCATTGTTCGTCGTGTTACAGTCAAAACCATATCAGGCATTTTGGAGAGACCAGTGGACAAACTATGCCTACTTCTAAGAAATAAGGATCGCAATGAAGAACTTTTAAGTACCTTGTGCCCAGCGTTATTGTAGAGCCTCCTCTCGGAACACTTAGACCCTtaactgtattattttaattttttcgcTCGTGCTCTACACTTAAGGGCCGAAATGTAGAATCTATGTGCAACACTTTCTCGTCTTAGCGTTTTGTCCAATCTCGCGTCATTGTTTTTCGGGTAGTCTTTTAATGTTTACTTTCGCCTGTTCATTAGTGTCCTTTGTATACGTTTTGTTTTTCTGGTATGTTTAGCTCGCTTTAGTTTTCGTTTTCGCATAATTTATCAGTGTATATAATCTTAAGTTCCACGTTGTTTAGCTCTCTCGCTATTTTTCGTAAAAGCAGTCGCGCTACGCGCAGTACTAGTTCAATCAGCTTTACTTTGCCCAGTTATTTGGTTCGCTACTTTAGCAGTAAAAGTCGTAACAATGTAAGGATTTATTTTTTGGTCCTTTGTCACATTTTATAACCTTCGTTTCGCGTTTAGTTTAtaactttcattttacttacttgtttcAGCTTTTAACCCGCATCTATTTATTAAATTTGAATTTACCAGAGGTGTTGATTAGTTACGCCCCTGAGCCTTGGGCTGTTCAGCCTTCGGCAGTTACAGACTCCTTTATTTTTAAGCCGTAATATGATGAAGTCACCGTTTCAAAAATGAACACTGGTTACAGAGAATgattcatcaactttttgtgAAGGAGTGGAAGAATGTATATTTCTCACATGCAAGTTGGAACACCAAGGACTCCTATACTTTTTTAGcattatattttcatctctgtaTCTTCACATAAGGgcttaaaattaaagtatttataTATTAGTTATTTATATATTACCTAAATCCTATTTAACATTACAATGCCTAttccagtgccgtagcaagggtaatataagtgggggggcacgcacgtgctggaggcgtgagccactaggggggtctgggggcatgctcccccagaaaaatttgaaatctagagacttggaaatgctatttccagcgttctccaagagttatttgtgatttacgcacatcacgaattatttacttcgtgcactgtcttagcaaaccaatgcgcattgagagtataacacttgcaattaaaaaatagaaaaccaactatctctgtatcttgaaaccagcaaatgtttcacctttcaaagtcatcacagtaagttcgtagttattaagagtgaatgtccgtaagaatcaaacaaaattCGAAAtcggtggcaaaccttgaaaaatcgatttccctcatactttcaggtttggaagagtaatgtgtcccacgaagcaggataaagttagtttgggtttttaccgatttattttggagaaaaatgcaaattaccaaacacagacgaaaatgccgcccgggcaagcgatttgtttctacattttgacggtcttttcaggtcaactaaagcatccctcataaaatattcctcttaatcctaactgagcaatcccttaatcatcatttggccaagtttgagtgcatttaagccattctatagttttaaaataattttattcttggcgcctatattttgtgtcaataaaagtgagtcctacgaaatatgttacagagaatgtgctctacctttaaaccctttgaaacttcgttcatcgaatgttgaaataatggtctttcgtctgatagaaataaatctctgggcaattacttttgcgtgacgcttcaggcgcttaaaatgtcgttaaaatgacctcctctgacctttcgggtcataacactgcaggacaatatccgtctttggtttgatagaaaaatcgatgagagcgctctaaatgaagtgcagaatgtaaaagagtaccattttgatccatacctgtttttcagcgagaagtggaaggtttgagaatgtttcgaactgtgcaattatgaaacggaaactgcagaatattaaacatggcgaacatttgtcaagacaacaaccacaggacatccaatggttgaccgaaggcactccattttcattggcctactgtttttaggttttcaccgacatgatgtcatcaataaatatgttagtaaggagaaggtaagtcgacaaatatgtgctccatgaagaaaattatatttttctgtggtggaaacattaagaatatgagggctctcaatcgctgatgctgcgtgagagagagagtcgccacgtttgaagttactaataaaataatcgcccaaacagtattaatacacaagggacaaaactagtttgaacatttgtcaacacaacaaccacaggacacccaagaGAAATACGTATATGATGTGGTTGACCAAAGTGACGCACTACATGATGCAACGACTAAAATGGCgcgataagtaataataataat
The nucleotide sequence above comes from Acropora muricata isolate sample 2 chromosome 12, ASM3666990v1, whole genome shotgun sequence. Encoded proteins:
- the LOC136893875 gene encoding uncharacterized protein, whose product is MLRWENWLLDLRKLSSFCISDCLMPAEFGQVASSQLHHFPDGSEDGYGSVSYLRLVNEEGNIHCALLFGKSRVTPLKAVTIPRLELSAATMSVRHARMLKREIEIPLSMPSMFWSDSMSVLRYIKNETRHFHTFVANRIPMIRDGSTPNQWRYVEGKVNPGDSASRPMTAGALLSRNQVLMGPEFLWQPEEEWPQNPSLGSIPCEDPEVKADIKVSMVSMTKSVHPLTEYFHQGSSWYRLNKSIAWFLRYRDNLKKLAERKKSRESVRMKDLYFITVEEMHIAELEILKYVQRYHFPEEFEVLGKSKNATCVKKSSSLC
- the LOC136893876 gene encoding uncharacterized protein; protein product: MESKQDLRHTTAEEHQSGSHFGGVWERCIRTARKILQALLQMQTVDDESLSTLLCEVESIMNSGPLTTVSTDQRDLEALTPNHLLLLQSETQLPPGLFSEEDCFSCRRWKQVQYLSNIFWRRWSNEYLPQLQIRQKWLRKRRNLPVGDVVLVSADNSPCNTWPLGRVLKVHSDKKGIVRRVTVKTISGILERPVDKLCLLLRNKDRNEELLSTLCPALL